ATACCCTCTCATAAGTTTATGCCTCACCTCATCATTGGTAGGTAAAGATAGTAATGCAAGGTCTTCCGTTGAACCTTCGTATTGAGCTTTCGCTTCTTCCAAAGCTTCTTCATAATTTTGATTATTCAACAAATCCAGTAAGATATCAGCCCAGTTGAGGAGGCTTCCAGTCTTAAATTCAGATCTACCCATAATAAATAGATTTGACTTGTACGTACTTATTGACTTGTTGAACGTCTTTTGGGATAAACCAATCTTATTATTTGCATAAACAGTCGATGCTTCTAGCTCATTGGAAAGGTCATCAATCTTTCTTAAAACCATTAATTTTTGAGAGTCAATAAAAAGTAGGTTTCCAGACTCAGTAAATGCAaccaatatttttttggttaaCCAATACAGAGAAATAACTGACTCAGATAACTTCATCTCACCTCTTTTGACAACGGTAACTACATGTTGCATTTCCCCCAATGAATCCTCCTTTTCAGTGCAGTGTAGCTCAATGAGATATATAGAACTCGTCCAACTATATGCCAACAATGGAACcttattgttattatcaacatcaccTGATATTGCAGGATACCAGGCGAGATTACCAGACACCTTTTCTTCCCGCCCGTCGTTGGATCTCTCAAAAATCTCTAGGTTGTTTTGAGAAGGATATAGAGACCTCAATGTTAGCCTGTTATAGGTCATAATTGCAACTATTCCCATATTATCAGTTGGAGCAATTCCAGATCCTATAGGTAACATCTTCAGATCTAAAATAGATTTACTGTAATCCGTTTCGTTGTGTAGCAACTTTTCGATGTTGTTATCCTCTCCATATATAACTCTAGAGTTACAGTAATACCTCAGTAATGAACGACCACCATTGTGATGTAGTACAAGACCTGAATCATCAGAGGAAATAAATGCTGTATGTCTTGTTCCTATAAACGAAACGGATCTCACAGGGACTCCTTCAAAGTGACCAACATGAAAATACTTGCCACTATATTTTAGTTCGTGTAAAGTTACTGGTCGTACACTTATGATAGGCTCTGGCTTTTTAAGATCCCATAGATTAATTAAGCCATTTGAGTATCCAGCAAGTAAGAATGTCGAATCCACCGAAACTGCCATTGACTCGACCCAAACAGAAGGCTCAATGTTGTTCGTTTTGATGGTTTTTACTAATATTTGGGTATAACTAAAAAGTAAGATGTAACATTCTGAAGTTGCAATAGCAATATATTCATCACTGGTACATACCAGACTAGGCAAGCCATATTCTGCTTTAAAATATGAAGAGTCTATCTGTTCTTGAATCTTGCATAATTTATACCACTGAAAAAACTTGTATTGCCCTTTGCCAATAGATGTAACATCTATTGGCAAGCTTTTAGAATGATGGTGTAAATCATTATTTATATCGTGTACTCGTTGGGTCGCTAGTCGACTGCGTTCAATTGATAGTTTCGAGTTTAATCTCTGGTCAAAGCCCTTCGATGAAGAACTTGGAGTCGTTTCCATAGTTCAAGAGTGAGTATTGGAAAAAGCACTATTATTTACACGAGGATATATTTGGAGTTTTGAGCCAATTTGCATgagatggaaaaaaaaggggtAGGGCTTGAAAATAACTTCATGCACAAGTACCAGCAAAAACATGTTGAGGctttgatttttgtttacaGTAGGGTGTCTTTTGGATAActtttatttcaaaacttATGTTCCTTTCTacaaaagaataaaagaCTAAGGCTATATAAAGCATCAAATTGCGGACATCTACTGCCTATATCTAGTCTATTAAGTTAGTTACGAGCAGAAGCTTTGGTCTCCTTGCATATATTCAAGGATTTTAGCACATTTCTCAAGCTCCTCAGTGCACCAGTGGCAGGTGTACCGCAAAAAGTATTGCATGTACAACGActattcaattgattttacTTATAAGAGAACTCACCGTTTGCCTTTAGGAGCCACAGAATCACAATAGATATCAAATGGACCCATGGAGTACTATTGGAACAGCAGCCTCACTATTTTCTGCAAAGGATATAACTTATTCACAGGTTCTAGCAGCCAAGAAAgctcttgaaattttagccaaaaacaaagagacAGTTTTACCAATTGTTCAATTATGCCTTGCATGTGCTAATAACGATACTTATTCCGTTAAAGATTTAATAACAGAAAATCAATCTTTGTTGAATATGGTAGATAGTAAAGGATTGACACCTTTAATATACGCAATTTGTTTTCATAATAATGACTGTGTCGATGTGTTGCTTACGTTGAATGTCGATTGCAACGAACCTGACAATCTAGTAGGTTGGACACCTGTCATGTGGGCAACTTATCTAGACTATGAAGATATCATTGAAAGACTAGTTTCCTCGAACGCTGATCCGAAGAAAACCGTGGGAAAAAGCATGAAAAACGCAATTCAACTGATAAAACCAGGTTCCAAAGCTGAAGAGTATTACAAGATTCACGGATACTTAGAAAAGCCGAAATATATAGCCAACGATAGCTTCTATGCAACTGACAATACGCTAGCTTCTGGCGTGAAAAATATCTCACTAAATTCAGATAACAataaatttattgatgagaCCAATGACTATTATGATGAGATGTCTACTAGTGACGagttcaatttcaatatgGTTCAGTATAAACAATACTTAAAGTTTAACGACAATAGTATTCGTGCAATTATGGActatttatttgatttacCAAACAAATATCACACCAAACCTTTATATCCATCCTCAGTAATATTTCAATGTCTACGTTACGCCGAGGATAAACTGAACAACCCAGGAATGGTTAAAATGTTAATGGACTTGTACATAACCAGAATAAGAAATGTTTCAGGCACAAAGAGTGGCGTAGTTCAATTCTATGgtgaaaaggaaagaaaagaaagagagaaacaaaagaaaaaagaaaaagacaCCACACCTGATCCTCCTCCAGTTGATATAACAACAATCTGTTACTGGATTTCTGCGTTGAATCACTTATATTATTATCTTGTTAGAGATACTGCTTGCAATTTCTTGTCCAAATATCCTGAGTTGTTGCAGGATCTGATTTCATGTCTGCAATCTTTGATATTCAAACTAGCATTCACGCTGGATGCCAAATTGGAGACAATATTAGAACCTTGCATTTTACAGTACAATTCCGTACCTGATACCGATATAATTTACAAAAGTGACTGGAAAGTGTTCAAAAACCAGTCTA
The window above is part of the Pichia kudriavzevii chromosome 1, complete sequence genome. Proteins encoded here:
- a CDS encoding uncharacterized protein (PKUD0A07890; similar to Saccharomyces cerevisiae YPR089W; ancestral locus Anc_3.398), with translation MDPWSTIGTAASLFSAKDITYSQVLAAKKALEILAKNKETVLPIVQLCLACANNDTYSVKDLITENQSLLNMVDSKGLTPLIYAICFHNNDCVDVLLTLNVDCNEPDNLVGWTPVMWATYLDYEDIIERLVSSNADPKKTVGKSMKNAIQLIKPGSKAEEYYKIHGYLEKPKYIANDSFYATDNTLASGVKNISLNSDNNKFIDETNDYYDEMSTSDEFNFNMVQYKQYLKFNDNSIRAIMDYLFDLPNKYHTKPLYPSSVIFQCLRYAEDKLNNPGMVKMLMDLYITRIRNVSGTKSGVVQFYGEKERKEREKQKKKEKDTTPDPPPVDITTICYWISALNHLYYYLVRDTACNFLSKYPELLQDLISCLQSLIFKLAFTLDAKLETILEPCILQYNSVPDTDIIYKSDWKVFKNQSKQHTKSSYEEIIDMLYPPSYKEQMKPSPLKVIQTLGALLYVLELYYVSDVIKQQCLSAVLYFIGAHLFNKIVSHKRYCSRIKALEIRLNISYIQDWLRSNNLQPFIEEDGNFDTVLAMWRNDGFPDTLVGKPTGYLSNVCRYNGDARDPTDATYYMNHLFTIGKYALAPVVELTEWLQVFTEITTLEEMQDTLDVFEVLASSTMVQCVRNYHYEVDEKKFPKKIKKWLKENRHNESDKLQEKGMFYKDESKLVLNQGQAFPLCLPRKVQLLHQYGADFKHVDNRKLAAYQPHIPVIIRDDIETIVDEHADEDEDGHYEGYDNVDNNVLSQGNSSNDSFGVSTGQNKQETNYMKNEWDEDSRDVLDGDTNASNSRAEYGTVCGDAKKSDLFQELSIPTTVAQKTWQDSPEGNPWA